CCCGCTCATCTGGAGCGGCTGGAGGCCCTCAAGCAGCAGGGAAGGCTGCTGCTGGCGGGCCCTCACCCGGCCGTAGACAGCGCCGCGCCCGGTGCGGCCGGTTTCACCGGCAGCCTGGTCATCGCGGAGTTCCCGTCACTGGAAGAGGCCAC
The sequence above is a segment of the Gammaproteobacteria bacterium genome. Coding sequences within it:
- a CDS encoding YciI family protein encodes the protein MLYAIIAEDHAHSLTRRKTHRPAHLERLEALKQQGRLLLAGPHPAVDSAAPGAAGFTGSLVIAEFPSLEEATAWADADPYRRGGVYATVTVKPFKKVLP